Below is a genomic region from Dyella terrae.
GTGCTTGGCTCCTGCGTTTCCGCCTGCATCCGCGACCGCCGGCGCTGCATCGGTGGCATGAATCACTTCATGCTGCCCGAGCCGATGAGTGATCGCGACGGCTGGTCCAACACGGTGGGGCGCGCCGCACGCTACGGCAACGACGCGATGGAGCAATTGATCAATGCGATTCTCAAGGCGGGCGGCCGTCGTGAGGATCTGGAAGTGAAGATTTTCGGTGGCGGTCGCGTGCTGACGCAGATGACCGACATTGGTGAACGCAACATCGCCTTCGTCAAGCGCTACATCGCGGCGGAGAACCTTGACCTGACTGCCGCCGACATCGGCGACATCTACCCGCGCCAGGTCCAGTTCTTCCCGCGCAGCGGCA
It encodes:
- the cheD gene encoding chemoreceptor glutamine deamidase CheD is translated as MNEPARRLGAMPESVEAVIPGFEHVRRYWDPLQNAMTAKVLPGEYYVSAQDELIATVLGSCVSACIRDRRRCIGGMNHFMLPEPMSDRDGWSNTVGRAARYGNDAMEQLINAILKAGGRREDLEVKIFGGGRVLTQMTDIGERNIAFVKRYIAAENLDLTAADIGDIYPRQVQFFPRSGKVRVRQLRGQTANVLVDGERNYLKRLANDPIKGEVELF